In the genome of Drosophila yakuba strain Tai18E2 chromosome 3R, Prin_Dyak_Tai18E2_2.1, whole genome shotgun sequence, one region contains:
- the LOC6538681 gene encoding CLK4-associating serine/arginine rich protein isoform X4, which translates to MWHEARKQERKIRGLIVDYRKRAERRQYFYDKIQADPTQFLQLHGRRSKIYLDPAVAAAGDGAAIIVPWQGQQDNLIDRFDVRAHLDHIPTVNKANAEGADGDSDLTLEERQLNYERYRILAQNDFLNVSEDKFLHQLYLEEQFGANAQLEAERNLAKKKQKTGGATIGYSYDDTGDAATIGPQPFGAASSVATGGAAAGAKGDKGEGSDESDSDIDMDVSIDIGKLDTSQAHELNACGRNYGMKSNDFFSHLTKDADEADALRIAREEEQEKMLLSGRKSRRERRAQKERRIANRPFSPPSYAAKEDKDKKGGGKGGDKEKEEDSESRSPSPAEAGPEKITYITSFGGEDEMQPHSKITISLTKPGLTLGESCINASSGAAIAAAAASSVSYAQKVKDNLDKLKVMNESSKRNRRRSRSHSRSRSRSATPSRSRSGSRRRSRRSRSYHRRSRTRSRRRRRYYSRSRSRSRSRSRSMSRSRSMSRSRSRSGSWKRYKARSPSYKRSRKRYSYSSRSSSGSSYRRRSRSRSHSSRRSRVKKKTTPPPVAAVGGFCLNTTTTTTTSTVTAVKMFQQQHQQPQAKSTPPMISYPIPARVLNLNQAVTTTAPAAVQPQVVEPPPPPLKRYYGRKRANDTSSSSSSGAENSEGSDNEEPQQPQLGKRAEDSDDMEVDTASERSHALQPTMSSSSSTGNQTGKYSSATETKVRLRTSEFWWRRTAQSARAA; encoded by the exons ATGTGGCACGAGGCGAGAAAGCAGGAGCGCAAGATCCGTGGCCTGATCGTCGATTACCGCAAGAGGGCGGAGCGGCGGCAGTACTTCTACGACAAAATCCAGGCAGATCCCACCCAGTTCCTGCAGCTGCATGGCCGGCGTAGCAAGATCTACTTGGATCCCGCGGTGGCCGCCGCCGGCGATGGAGCCGCAATCAT TGTGCCTTGGCAGGGTCAGCAGGACAACCTCATCGATCGCTTCGATGTACGCGCCCATTTGGATCACATCCCTACCGTGAATAAGGCCAACGCCGAAGGAGCGGATGGTGACTCTGACCTGACCCTCGAGGAGCGGCAGCTAAACTACGAGCGCTATCGCATTCTGGCGCAAAATGACTTCCTCAACGTCAGCGAGGATAAGTTTCTGCATCAACTCTACCTGGAGGAGCAGTTTGGGGCCAATGCCCAACTGGAGGCGGAACGAAATCTAgccaagaagaagcagaagacGGGTGGCGCAACAATTGGCTACTCCTACGACGATACCGGCGATGCAGCGACTATTGGACCTCAGCCCTTTGGAGCTGCCAGTTCGGTTGCCACTGGTGGAGCGGCAGCTGGTGCGAAGGGCGACAAGGGGGAAGGCAGTGATGAATCCGATTCTGACATCGACATGGATGTGTCGATAGACATCGGCAAGCTGGACACCTCGCAAGCACACGAGCTTAACGCCTGCGGGCGCAACTATGGCATGAAAAGCAACGACTTCTTCTCACATCTCACTAAGGATGCTGACGAGGCAGATGCCCTGCGCATTGCGcgcgaggaggagcaggagaagatGCTGCTGAGCGGGCGCAAGTCAAGACGCGAGCGTCGGGCCCAGAAGGAGAGGAGGATCGCCAATAGACCATTCAGTCCGCCAAGCTATGCGGCCAAGGAGGACAAGGACAAAAAAGGCGGTGGTAAGGGCGGCgacaaggagaaggaggaggataGTGAATCGCGTTCGCCTTCGCCCGCGGAAGCTGGTCCCGAGAAGATAACCTACATTACCTCGTTTGGCGGCGAAGACGAAATGCAGCCCCACTCCAAGATCACCATCAGCCTGACGAAGCCAGGTCTGACTTTGGGTGAATCGTGCATCAATGCCAGCAGCGGAGCGGCAattgccgccgccgcagccTCTTCGGTTTCCTATGCTCAAAAGGTGAAAGATAATCTGGACAAGTTGAAAGTGATGAATGAGTCGTCCAAGCGGAACAGACGCCGCTCCCGCTCCCACTCCCGCTCTCGTTCTAGGAGTGCCACACCCTCAAGGAGTCGGAGTGGCAGTCGACGGAGAAGTCGCCGCAGTAGAAGTTATCACAGGAGGAGCAGGACGCGTTCTCGTCGCCGACGAAGGTACTACTCCAGATCAAGATCCAGGTCGAGATCTAGATCCCGCTCTATGTCAAGATCAAGATCCATGTCTCGCAGTCGGTCGCGCTCCGGTTCCTGGAAACGCTACAAGGCGCGCAGTCCAAGCTACAAGCGCTCTAGGAAGCGCTACTCCTATTCTTCTCGTAGCTCCAGTGGCAGCTCATACAGACGAAGAAGTCGCTCCCGATCCCACTCCAGCCGAAGGAGTCGCGTCAAGAAGAAGACCACGCCTCCGCCAGTGGCGGCCGTGGGTGGTTTTTGCCTGAACACCACCACGACTACAACAACATCCACTGTAACGGCGGTAAAAAtgttccagcagcagcatcagcaaccGCAGGCCAAGTCAACGCCACCCATGATCAGCTATCCCATACCTGCGCGAGTGCTCAATCTAAACCAAGCCGTCACAACTACCGCTCCTGCGGCTGTGCAACCGCAAGTGGTagagccaccaccaccgccactgAAACGCTACTATGGCCGAAAAAGAGCCAACGACACCTCGTCCTCATCGTCGTCGGGAGCGGAAAACAGCGAAGGCAGCGACAACGAGGAGCCGCAACAGCCACAGTTAGGAAAGCGAGCTGAGGACTCCGATGATATGGAAGTGGACACTGC GTCGGAGCGTTCCCACGCCCTACAGCCGACCATGTCGTCATCGAGCAGCACGGGTAATCAAACAGGCAAATATAGTTCTGCTACCGAAACCAAAGTCA GGCTCCGGACATCCGAGTTCTGGTGGCGGCGGACGGCCCAATCTGCGCGAGCGGCTTAA